Proteins encoded within one genomic window of Methanobrevibacter arboriphilus JCM 13429 = DSM 1125:
- a CDS encoding ATP-dependent nuclease — protein MKIKNFNVENFKSIKNSGTIDLEKDITTLIGINEAGKSNILEALHFLNYAERFTYNELPLDSDLKEKYENGEDFLVLTVDILLKPDEIKNTTISGKIRDIITVKKFFSDNYKIYDNNKLIFEYKSEDVKKIANELKEILIKIENEDDDENENRESLKKELEGRIVYFPTEYEINELTDDTQAIDSFKSEYDEKLESLYTEINKRDDNFDEYRKLIPQVVLYEDKNDLTLEFNIKDINLERDHHKIPDLFKLSEIDFVQLKEMDNDSFVTELKRGSKLLTEKIRARWNEKSIEIEIHERNGKIFMTLTDKHLKSSHNLKIRSDGLNQFLRTFVVNNAKNYKNKVLLFDDVGVYLHAKGQLDLLDTFKELSNENQVIISTHSPFMIDTNKLSKTRAIIKTEENGTLIDKNMKKRGDSYHTIRLAMGIPLDNSLILNSPNVLVEGEVDKIILDSMYKILELDIPLESFTSLPCAGCTKVIDMAHIALTYHKMPAILLDSDDSGKKSKEEVKKLLPDVNVIDYGDLKGLNGKLEIENLIDIDYYLKSLNNVHSNDLDQELTKSDFTKRNPTFRDIKLFFKGKHLKLDKREIALDISKRIDDEELPPKKTIQNFKQLFELINDNCEK, from the coding sequence GTGAAAATAAAAAATTTTAATGTAGAAAATTTTAAATCTATAAAAAACTCAGGAACAATAGATTTAGAAAAAGATATCACAACACTAATTGGTATTAATGAAGCTGGAAAAAGTAATATATTAGAAGCTTTGCACTTTTTAAATTATGCTGAAAGATTTACTTATAATGAATTACCTCTTGATTCTGATTTAAAAGAAAAATATGAAAATGGGGAAGATTTTTTAGTATTGACTGTAGATATCCTATTAAAACCTGATGAAATTAAAAATACTACTATTTCAGGAAAAATTCGAGATATAATCACCGTTAAAAAGTTTTTCAGTGATAATTATAAAATTTATGATAACAATAAATTAATTTTTGAATATAAAAGTGAAGATGTTAAAAAAATTGCAAACGAATTAAAAGAAATCCTTATAAAAATTGAAAACGAAGATGATGATGAAAATGAAAATCGTGAGAGTCTTAAAAAAGAATTGGAAGGCAGAATTGTTTATTTTCCTACGGAATATGAAATTAATGAACTTACGGATGATACTCAAGCTATAGATAGTTTTAAATCAGAGTATGATGAAAAATTGGAGTCTCTATATACAGAAATTAATAAAAGGGATGATAATTTCGATGAATATAGAAAATTAATTCCTCAAGTTGTTTTATATGAAGATAAAAATGATTTAACCTTAGAATTCAATATTAAAGATATAAATTTAGAAAGAGACCATCATAAAATACCAGACTTGTTTAAACTATCTGAAATTGACTTTGTTCAATTAAAAGAGATGGATAATGATTCTTTTGTGACTGAGTTAAAAAGAGGTTCAAAGTTATTAACTGAAAAAATTCGTGCCAGATGGAATGAAAAGAGCATCGAAATTGAAATCCATGAAAGAAATGGCAAAATTTTCATGACACTAACAGATAAACATTTAAAAAGTTCACATAACTTAAAAATAAGAAGTGATGGTTTAAACCAGTTCTTAAGAACATTTGTTGTGAATAATGCAAAAAATTATAAAAATAAAGTATTGTTATTTGATGATGTTGGCGTTTATTTACATGCAAAAGGACAATTAGATTTACTTGATACTTTTAAAGAATTATCAAATGAAAATCAGGTCATAATATCCACTCATTCTCCATTTATGATAGATACTAATAAATTAAGCAAAACACGTGCTATAATAAAAACTGAAGAAAATGGAACATTAATTGATAAAAATATGAAAAAAAGAGGCGACTCTTATCATACCATACGATTAGCAATGGGAATTCCATTGGATAATTCTTTAATATTAAATAGTCCAAATGTGTTAGTCGAAGGAGAAGTTGACAAAATTATTTTAGATTCAATGTATAAAATTTTGGAATTGGATATACCATTAGAATCCTTTACTTCATTACCTTGTGCAGGATGTACTAAAGTTATAGATATGGCTCATATAGCATTAACATATCATAAAATGCCAGCAATATTGCTAGATAGTGATGATTCTGGTAAAAAATCTAAAGAAGAAGTGAAAAAATTGCTTCCTGATGTTAATGTGATTGATTATGGGGATTTAAAGGGTTTGAATGGTAAATTAGAAATAGAAAATTTGATTGACATTGATTATTACCTTAAAAGTCTTAATAATGTTCATTCAAATGATTTAGACCAAGAACTAACTAAAAGTGATTTTACCAAACGTAACCCTACTTTTAGAGATATTAAACTATTTTTCAAAGGAAAACATTTAAAATTAGATAAACGAGAAATTGCCTTGGATATTTCTAAAAGAATTGATGATGAGGAATTGCCTCCTAAAAAAACAATCCAAAATTTTAAACAGTTATTTGAGTTAATTAATGATAATTGTGAAAAATGA